Below is a window of Mycobacterium sp. 050128 DNA.
GGCGAAACGTCGCTTCGTCGTGCGTAGTGGTGCGCGATTCCAGCGCATAACCGGAGGCTTCGGCGCGCTGCGGCAGCGTGCCGGCCTCGCTGTCGGCGGTGCAGGACACCTGCTCGGAGAAGGTGGCCGCGGCGTGCTCGATCGTGACGAGATGCGAGGCGCCGAGCACCGCGAGCCGCAGCGCGCCGCCGTCGGGATGTCGCAGCGAATGGCTGGCCAGCAGCGGGGGTTCGGGCGCGTTGAGGGCAAGCCGCAGCCTGCTCCCGGACACGTCGGCCGGAGCTACGGCGAGCTGATAGAGCGGCACCGCGGGCCCTACGGGCTACCCGGCGGGGGCGCCGGGTAGACGGTGAGCTCGCCCGGCGACACCGGCTTGCCCATCGAGATCTCCCAGGGCGTACCGGGTGCCCAGCGCTCGAAGGACAGCAGCG
It encodes the following:
- a CDS encoding DUF2617 family protein — translated: MPLYQLAVAPADVSGSRLRLALNAPEPPLLASHSLRHPDGGALRLAVLGASHLVTIEHAAATFSEQVSCTADSEAGTLPQRAEASGYALESRTTTHDEATFRQLARKLRDRCRAETAWLGGTFPGDDAALTVLAAEPDGTGWRWQTWHLYPQRPLVSGGVVVHTASRWHP